GAAGATTCAATCATGGTGATGAGGGAGTCAATCTGATCTCGATACTGGTGGAGCGATCGCACCACTTCTGCTTGGTTATATTTCGCCATGAGCACCCCCAGTTCAGGCACGCCCCCACCAACACGGCTGGTGTCTTTAAAGCCGGAGCTAGCCAACTGTTGCGCGAGATCTAGAATTCCAGGATCGGTTTCATGGAGACAGGCATTGATCAGCCCCGCACTGACCATCACGGGTAAGTGGGAAATCCAGGCAACGGCGCGATCGTGGGCTTCAGGAGTACAGGTCACAAGGTGGGAAC
This window of the Synechococcales cyanobacterium T60_A2020_003 genome carries:
- a CDS encoding prephenate dehydrogenase/arogenate dehydrogenase family protein, which produces SHLVTCTPEAHDRAVAWISHLPVMVSAGLINACLHETDPGILDLAQQLASSGFKDTSRVGGGVPELGVLMAKYNQAEVVRSLHQYRDQIDSLITMIESSNWQALTTYLHQAQHVRPTFLNSDQTPC